A region of Bifidobacteriaceae bacterium DNA encodes the following proteins:
- a CDS encoding DoxX family membrane protein — MSLIRFKARALIGAAIIADGVDVLRNPEPHREVAEPALTWLAKTSGQSLSPATAVRASAISQTAGGALIATSVAPRLGALASLAAAVPAILLGYRFWEVKDDDAVRGRLRTGFFFHLLLVGADLLILAGPTRRGKRCAAKQAAKSGKKAARRA, encoded by the coding sequence ATGAGCCTTATCCGCTTCAAAGCCCGCGCCCTTATTGGCGCCGCCATCATCGCCGACGGAGTCGACGTCCTGCGCAACCCGGAGCCGCACCGCGAGGTCGCGGAACCGGCTCTGACCTGGCTTGCCAAGACCAGCGGCCAGAGCCTTTCGCCCGCCACGGCGGTCCGCGCCAGCGCCATCAGCCAGACGGCCGGCGGCGCCTTGATCGCCACCTCGGTGGCGCCGCGTCTGGGCGCTTTGGCCTCCTTGGCGGCGGCCGTGCCGGCCATTTTGTTGGGCTACCGGTTCTGGGAGGTCAAAGACGACGATGCCGTCCGCGGCCGCCTCCGCACCGGTTTCTTCTTCCATTTGCTCCTGGTGGGCGCCGACCTGTTGATCCTGGCCGGCCCGACCCGCCGGGGCAAGCGCTGCGCCGCCAAACAGGCCGCCAAGAGCGGCAAGAAGGCAGCCCGGCGCGCGTGA